Proteins encoded by one window of Paraburkholderia terrae:
- a CDS encoding SphA family protein: MHKRRLIRHVTNSLLAIFCVAGIPQNSSATETGVGRPITGQQVTPYGGIVPPTSEWIVSWATIYYDGSLSASKNVSTGNQITGGLDYQVVYTIANLVKTWGVNLAGWNFASSMGVPVQYSNASSFNGLLRPDHGTQFADVFFAPVIAGYRLSPTDYTALSLQIYAPTGAYNPNRLANAGQNTWTFTPTIAYTKLFPKNNVELTVNFGVEFYTTNRDTNYHNAAVSVLDVLALKRFSSGWSVGVVGGWIQQLGNDAGPTADLLDGAKGYSVGMGPMVGWAGKIGNTPVSANLRWVNEFAAHARPSGNAVQLSLSVTFE, from the coding sequence ATGCATAAGCGTCGCTTGATTCGACATGTGACCAATAGTCTGCTGGCGATCTTTTGTGTAGCCGGCATACCCCAAAATTCGTCGGCGACTGAAACGGGGGTCGGTCGGCCCATAACCGGTCAACAGGTCACGCCATACGGCGGAATCGTTCCACCCACCAGCGAGTGGATCGTTTCGTGGGCGACCATCTATTACGACGGATCGCTCAGCGCCAGCAAGAATGTGTCTACAGGGAATCAGATAACGGGTGGCCTGGATTATCAGGTTGTCTACACGATCGCCAACCTGGTGAAGACATGGGGTGTCAACCTGGCTGGATGGAATTTTGCTTCATCCATGGGTGTACCTGTTCAATATTCCAATGCGTCGTCGTTCAACGGTCTTCTGCGTCCCGATCACGGTACCCAGTTCGCCGATGTCTTCTTCGCACCCGTCATTGCCGGATATCGTCTCTCGCCAACCGACTACACCGCGCTGAGCCTGCAAATCTACGCACCGACGGGCGCTTACAATCCCAATCGTCTCGCCAATGCCGGTCAGAACACCTGGACATTTACGCCCACTATTGCCTATACGAAGCTATTTCCGAAGAACAACGTCGAGCTGACCGTCAACTTCGGTGTCGAGTTCTATACAACGAATCGCGATACGAACTATCACAATGCCGCCGTCAGCGTACTCGACGTGCTGGCGCTCAAGCGCTTCAGTAGCGGGTGGAGCGTAGGCGTCGTCGGCGGGTGGATTCAGCAGCTCGGCAACGATGCCGGTCCCACTGCTGATTTGCTCGATGGCGCGAAGGGCTATTCCGTCGGCATGGGCCCGATGGTTGGCTGGGCTGGCAAGATCGGCAACACGCCCGTTTCCGCGAATCTCCGATGGGTCAACGAATTTGCCGCCCATGCAAGACCCAGCGGAAACGCAGTGCAGCTGTCGTTGAGTGTAACGTTCGAATAG
- a CDS encoding GlxA family transcriptional regulator, protein MGATADSFEVEARTKVSRTDLAFRDRRPPVQFGIVLLPNFTLTAFSGFVDLLRLASDDADFSKPVRCAWTIVGETLTPVRASCGIQIQPWQTFDEAGRFDYVVVIGGLLHSGPGVGDAALRFIRRAADALSTLVGICTGVFALSSAGVMDGHRVCVSWFHYWDYIERFPHVDESLLVADRLFAIDGRRITCSGGRASIDVAAAILQRHIDVATVQKALRILLVEDAQRPSAPQPHPPGTEPVTHPRVKRVVHLMEQHIGRPLSMEELADRVEVSVRQLQRLFKTQTGESPLAYARRMRLKTAAWLLTDSERTVADIAATCGFSDASHMGREFRREYGVAPNVYRAARGSLPTGVCGEWQTQTARRNPVNCSAL, encoded by the coding sequence ATGGGCGCGACAGCCGATTCATTCGAGGTCGAGGCGCGAACAAAGGTGTCCCGAACGGATCTTGCGTTCCGGGACAGAAGGCCGCCCGTGCAGTTCGGAATCGTCCTTCTGCCGAATTTCACGCTGACAGCATTCTCCGGCTTTGTGGATCTCTTGCGTCTTGCCAGCGACGACGCCGATTTCAGCAAGCCGGTGCGGTGTGCATGGACGATAGTCGGCGAAACGCTGACGCCAGTGAGGGCGAGTTGCGGTATTCAGATCCAGCCGTGGCAAACCTTCGACGAAGCAGGGCGCTTCGATTATGTGGTCGTGATCGGCGGGTTGCTGCATTCGGGACCGGGCGTCGGCGATGCCGCGCTTCGCTTCATTCGCCGTGCCGCCGATGCGTTGTCCACGCTCGTGGGCATTTGCACCGGCGTGTTCGCGCTGTCGAGCGCTGGTGTGATGGATGGACATCGCGTGTGTGTCAGCTGGTTTCACTACTGGGACTACATTGAACGCTTTCCGCACGTCGACGAAAGCCTGCTTGTCGCCGACCGGCTCTTTGCGATCGATGGGCGCCGCATCACGTGCTCGGGTGGTCGCGCTTCGATCGATGTGGCCGCAGCCATCCTGCAGCGGCATATCGATGTTGCGACCGTCCAGAAAGCGCTGCGTATCCTTCTCGTAGAAGATGCGCAGCGCCCGAGCGCGCCGCAACCGCACCCGCCTGGCACCGAGCCCGTGACGCATCCCCGCGTGAAGCGGGTCGTTCATCTGATGGAGCAGCACATTGGGCGACCGTTGAGCATGGAGGAACTCGCTGATCGGGTCGAGGTGTCCGTGCGCCAACTCCAACGGCTGTTCAAGACACAGACGGGTGAATCGCCCTTGGCGTACGCGCGTCGAATGCGGCTGAAGACGGCTGCATGGCTGCTGACGGACTCGGAGCGGACGGTGGCCGATATAGCGGCAACTTGTGGGTTTTCGGATGCGTCTCACATGGGGAGGGAGTTTCGGCGGGAGTATGGGGTTGCGCCCAATGTGTATCGGGCCGCTAGGGGGAGCTTGCCGACAGGCGTATGCGGAGAATGGCAAACTCAAACGGCTCGCCGTAACCCGGTCAATTGTTCTGCGCTGTAG
- a CDS encoding MFS transporter, which translates to MNESVDPKLLRRAACASFIGNFVEWFDYASYGYLATIIAVVFFPKTDGSTGLLAAYGVFAISFIVRPIGGIVWGHFGDKIGRRTSLSLSILIMSCSTFLIALLPTYAQVGMLAPILLLLVRVIQGFSASGEYAGASAFLAEYAPANRRGVYTSIVPASTAAGLLFGSILIAVLHAVLSSEQLHSFGWRLPFLLAAPFGLIGRYIRVKLEDTPRFKALEQDHHVARAPIAELLGKHRMKMLIAFGVTCLNAVAFYLVLSYMPTYLSTELGMDETASFIAATISLTAYIGLVFVMGALSDRVGRKSMLIGASILFAVLTVPLFKGLAGASFMMIVAIQIAFGALLTMNDGTLPCFLSEIFPTRVRYSGFAFCFNAANALFGGTAPLVATWLIGATGNKLAPAWYLVGAAGVALIAMIFSRETSQAPLADE; encoded by the coding sequence ATGAACGAATCGGTCGATCCCAAACTGCTCAGACGCGCGGCATGCGCGAGCTTTATCGGCAACTTCGTCGAATGGTTCGACTACGCGTCGTACGGCTATCTGGCGACGATCATTGCCGTCGTGTTCTTTCCGAAGACGGACGGCAGCACGGGACTGCTGGCGGCATATGGCGTGTTCGCCATTTCGTTCATCGTGCGGCCGATCGGCGGCATTGTCTGGGGCCACTTCGGCGACAAGATCGGCCGGCGGACATCGTTGTCGCTGTCCATTCTGATCATGTCGTGCTCGACTTTCCTCATTGCGCTATTGCCGACCTACGCGCAGGTCGGAATGCTCGCGCCCATCCTGCTTCTGCTGGTACGCGTGATTCAGGGCTTTTCGGCCTCGGGCGAATACGCGGGCGCTTCGGCGTTCCTCGCCGAATACGCGCCGGCTAACCGGCGTGGCGTCTATACGAGCATCGTACCGGCGAGCACGGCGGCAGGTCTGTTGTTCGGCTCGATTCTCATCGCTGTGTTGCATGCCGTGTTGAGCAGCGAGCAGCTGCATTCGTTCGGATGGCGTCTACCGTTTCTGCTGGCGGCACCGTTTGGCCTGATCGGCCGGTACATCCGCGTGAAACTGGAGGACACGCCGCGTTTCAAGGCGCTGGAGCAAGACCATCACGTTGCGCGCGCACCGATTGCCGAACTGCTGGGCAAGCACCGGATGAAGATGTTGATCGCGTTCGGCGTGACGTGCCTGAATGCCGTCGCGTTCTATCTGGTGCTGAGCTATATGCCGACCTATCTGTCGACGGAATTGGGCATGGACGAGACGGCATCGTTCATCGCCGCGACGATCTCGCTGACGGCATACATCGGCCTGGTGTTTGTGATGGGGGCGCTGTCGGACCGCGTCGGCCGCAAGTCGATGCTGATCGGCGCGTCGATCCTGTTCGCGGTGTTGACCGTGCCGCTCTTCAAGGGGCTGGCAGGCGCGAGCTTCATGATGATCGTCGCGATCCAGATCGCCTTCGGCGCATTGCTGACGATGAACGATGGCACGCTGCCGTGCTTCCTGTCGGAGATCTTTCCGACGCGGGTGCGCTATAGCGGCTTCGCTTTCTGCTTCAACGCGGCGAATGCGCTCTTCGGCGGCACGGCCCCGCTTGTCGCGACATGGCTGATCGGCGCGACGGGCAACAAGCTTGCGCCAGCGTGGTATCTGGTCGGCGCGGCGGGTGTCGCGCTGATCGCGATGATTTTCAGCCGCGAGACTTCGCAGGCACCGTTGGCGGATGAGTGA
- the glyA gene encoding serine hydroxymethyltransferase: protein MFSKEQTIAGFDPELSNAMLLERQRQEDHIELIASENYTSPRVLEAQGSVLTNKYAEGYPGKRYYGGCEHVDVVESLAIERARQLFGAAYANVQPHSGSQANAAVYLALLAPGDTILGMSLAHGGHLTHGAKVSFSGKVFNAVQYGVDASTGLIDYDEVERLALEHRPKMIVAGFSAYSRVLDFARFREIADRVEAYLFVDMAHVAGLVAASLYPNPIPFADVVTTTTHKTLRGPRGGLILARANEAIEKKLNSMVFPGTQGGPLMHVIAAKAVAFREALGAEFVAYQKQTLDNARAMVAVFIERGYKIVSGGTDDHLFLVDLIDKGITGKDADAALGRAHITVNKNAVPNDPQSPFVTSGIRIGTPALTTRGFDENDAKLTASLVCDVLDHLGDAQTEARVREQVAQLCARLPVYDR from the coding sequence ATGTTTTCAAAAGAACAGACGATCGCAGGCTTCGATCCCGAACTGTCGAATGCGATGCTGCTCGAGCGGCAACGGCAGGAAGATCATATCGAACTGATCGCGTCGGAAAACTACACGAGCCCGCGCGTGCTCGAAGCACAGGGTTCGGTGCTGACCAACAAGTACGCAGAAGGCTATCCCGGCAAGCGTTATTACGGCGGATGCGAGCATGTTGACGTGGTCGAGTCGCTCGCGATCGAACGGGCCCGACAGCTTTTCGGTGCAGCGTATGCGAACGTTCAGCCGCATAGCGGCTCGCAGGCCAACGCAGCCGTGTATCTGGCCTTGCTCGCACCGGGCGACACCATTCTCGGCATGAGCCTCGCGCACGGCGGTCATCTGACGCACGGTGCGAAGGTGTCGTTTTCGGGCAAGGTGTTCAATGCGGTGCAATACGGCGTCGATGCATCGACCGGGTTGATCGATTACGACGAAGTCGAACGGCTCGCGCTTGAACATCGGCCGAAGATGATCGTTGCGGGTTTTTCTGCGTACTCGCGTGTGCTCGACTTTGCACGCTTTCGTGAGATTGCCGATCGTGTCGAAGCGTATCTTTTCGTCGATATGGCGCATGTGGCGGGCCTCGTTGCCGCAAGTCTTTATCCGAATCCCATTCCGTTCGCGGATGTCGTGACGACGACCACGCACAAGACGTTGCGCGGTCCGCGCGGCGGCCTGATTCTCGCGCGCGCAAATGAAGCGATCGAAAAGAAGCTCAACTCGATGGTCTTTCCGGGCACGCAAGGCGGCCCGCTGATGCACGTGATCGCGGCGAAAGCGGTCGCCTTCCGCGAAGCGCTCGGCGCGGAGTTCGTTGCGTATCAGAAGCAGACATTGGACAATGCGCGCGCGATGGTGGCCGTTTTCATCGAACGTGGCTATAAGATCGTATCGGGCGGCACCGACGATCACCTGTTCCTGGTGGACCTGATCGACAAAGGCATCACGGGCAAGGACGCGGACGCCGCGCTCGGCCGCGCGCATATCACCGTGAACAAGAACGCGGTGCCGAACGATCCGCAATCGCCATTCGTGACGAGCGGCATCCGCATCGGCACGCCTGCACTAACCACGCGTGGCTTCGATGAGAACGATGCGAAGCTCACGGCATCGCTCGTATGCGATGTGCTCGATCATCTGGGTGACGCCCAGACGGAAGCCCGCGTACGCGAGCAGGTTGCGCAGCTTTGCGCGCGATTGCCGGTGTATGACCGTTGA
- a CDS encoding M24 family metallopeptidase, with protein MKLENLIRIENGEKVKHTFSDAEYAGRQGKLRELMARENIDAVLFTSYHNINYYADFLYCSFGRKYGLVVTDRKVVSISANIDGGQPWRRTVGDYNVVYTDWQRDNFFRAVQGEIENKGRVGVEFDQMPVEVLGKLKAALPSVEFVDISAQTMRMRMLKSAEEIEVIKHGANVCDVGGAALAAAVHEGVPEHEVALASTQAMVREIARRFPDSELMDTWTWFQSGINTDGAHNPVTTRKVQKGDILSLNCFSMIAGYYTALERTMFFDHCPDEHLRLWKVNVEVHEAGLKLIKPGARCCDIANELNKIYAEYGLLKYRTFGYGHSFGVLSHYYGREAGLELREDIETVLEPNMVVSMEPMIMLPEGLPGAGGYREHDILVIGEKGATNITHFPYGPDHNIIGA; from the coding sequence ATGAAACTGGAGAACCTGATCCGGATCGAGAACGGCGAGAAAGTGAAGCACACTTTCTCCGATGCCGAATACGCAGGCCGTCAAGGCAAGCTGCGTGAGCTGATGGCGCGCGAGAACATCGACGCCGTATTGTTCACCTCGTATCACAACATCAACTATTACGCGGATTTTCTTTACTGCTCGTTCGGCCGCAAGTACGGGCTGGTCGTGACGGACAGGAAGGTCGTATCGATCTCGGCGAATATCGACGGCGGACAACCGTGGCGTCGTACCGTCGGCGATTACAACGTGGTGTATACCGACTGGCAGCGCGACAACTTCTTTCGTGCCGTGCAGGGCGAGATCGAGAACAAGGGGCGTGTGGGCGTCGAGTTCGATCAGATGCCCGTCGAAGTACTCGGCAAACTGAAGGCCGCGCTTCCGTCCGTCGAGTTCGTCGACATCAGCGCGCAGACCATGCGGATGCGCATGCTCAAGTCGGCGGAAGAAATCGAAGTGATCAAGCATGGCGCGAATGTGTGCGACGTGGGTGGCGCGGCGCTCGCGGCCGCCGTGCATGAAGGCGTGCCAGAGCACGAAGTGGCGCTGGCGTCGACGCAGGCCATGGTGCGCGAAATCGCGCGCCGCTTTCCCGATTCGGAACTGATGGATACGTGGACGTGGTTTCAGTCCGGCATCAATACCGACGGCGCACACAATCCGGTGACGACGCGCAAGGTGCAGAAGGGCGACATCCTCAGCCTGAACTGCTTTTCGATGATCGCCGGTTACTACACGGCACTCGAACGCACGATGTTCTTCGATCATTGCCCGGACGAGCATCTGCGGCTCTGGAAGGTCAATGTCGAGGTGCATGAAGCCGGGCTCAAGCTCATCAAGCCGGGCGCGCGCTGCTGCGATATCGCGAATGAACTGAACAAGATCTACGCCGAATACGGCCTGCTCAAGTACCGCACGTTCGGCTACGGCCATTCGTTCGGCGTGTTGTCCCACTACTACGGCCGCGAAGCCGGCCTTGAATTGCGCGAAGACATCGAGACGGTGCTGGAGCCGAACATGGTTGTGTCGATGGAGCCGATGATCATGCTGCCGGAAGGCCTGCCGGGCGCGGGCGGGTACCGCGAGCACGACATTCTCGTGATCGGAGAGAAGGGCGCGACCAACATCACCCATTTTCCGTATGGGCCGGACCACAACATCATCGGGGCTTAA
- a CDS encoding GlxA family transcriptional regulator, whose protein sequence is MSSTHESRLDAGLHDLRVTRYGFLLLDNFSLIALGTAVDPLRIANMLIERKVYEYQLIGASNEYVCSSDGIRVMPDTSMAEAGKFDAVFVVGPNPIPRKGIGAVLDWLRLHARSGTALGGLDTGSYFLARAGLLNGYRCTIHWEDQDVLLEQFPKLTVSNRLYEVDRDRYTCSGGVAPLDLMIHLLGLPPGSHSLAARVLELLIAERRSHEQRQVTSLRQYIGAEHAKLDEALQVMESNVEETLSVAEIATFLEVSQRQLERWFQERLGKTPAQAYLEIRLLRARQLLYRTAKSLEEVCARTGFTSLTHFATRYKAQFHITPMADRRRYQKAL, encoded by the coding sequence ATGTCGTCAACCCACGAAAGTCGCCTCGATGCCGGACTGCATGACTTGCGTGTCACGCGTTATGGGTTTCTGCTGCTGGACAACTTCTCGTTGATCGCCTTGGGCACCGCTGTGGATCCGCTGCGAATCGCGAACATGCTGATCGAACGGAAAGTCTACGAATACCAGCTTATCGGTGCGAGCAACGAATACGTGTGCTCTAGCGACGGGATTCGCGTGATGCCCGATACGTCGATGGCGGAAGCCGGCAAGTTCGACGCCGTCTTCGTCGTCGGGCCCAATCCGATTCCACGCAAGGGGATAGGCGCCGTGCTGGATTGGCTGCGCTTACACGCGCGCAGTGGGACCGCGCTGGGCGGTCTCGACACGGGCAGCTATTTTCTGGCGCGAGCGGGTCTGCTCAATGGGTATCGATGCACGATTCACTGGGAAGATCAGGACGTGCTACTTGAGCAATTCCCAAAACTCACGGTGTCGAACCGCCTGTATGAGGTAGACCGCGACCGCTATACGTGCAGCGGCGGCGTTGCGCCGCTCGATCTGATGATTCATCTGCTCGGCCTGCCGCCCGGAAGCCATTCGCTTGCCGCGCGCGTGCTCGAACTGTTGATCGCCGAGCGGCGCAGTCATGAACAACGTCAGGTCACGTCGTTGCGGCAGTACATCGGTGCCGAGCATGCGAAACTGGACGAGGCGCTGCAGGTCATGGAGAGCAATGTCGAGGAAACGCTTTCGGTGGCGGAGATTGCGACGTTTCTGGAAGTCTCGCAGCGACAACTCGAACGCTGGTTTCAGGAGCGGCTAGGCAAGACGCCCGCGCAGGCTTACCTGGAAATCCGCTTGTTGCGCGCGAGGCAGTTGCTCTACCGGACGGCAAAGTCCCTCGAAGAAGTGTGCGCACGCACGGGGTTTACCTCGCTGACGCATTTTGCGACCCGCTACAAGGCGCAGTTCCACATCACGCCGATGGCGGACCGCAGGCGTTATCAAAAGGCGCTATAA
- a CDS encoding LssY C-terminal domain-containing protein, whose amino-acid sequence MKRIVLQVPTMVFAACLIPGCAETPSTTAEPHYQNRAVSRADGDLRVSTAVLSSDESRALYDAELAKRKIQPVWIEVENNDRRSYFLMSPGLDPNFFPPSEAAEAFDRDATQQQRSARDQRFTALAFRNPVLPGQTASGFVLTNLSEGAKLVEVDLVASGRAQTFSILTVVPGFQADYKTSNVFKRAADPDVAVVDYTDDEAFRSALEALPCCVTNKDGSKNGDPINLVIVGGLDDAFPALVRRGWSPTEQKWSGAIWKMVTSALSGEPYVNAPVSDLYLFGRAQDLALQKARDTIHQRNHLRLWLAAMRYRGKPVWVGQISRDIGVRLTFHSPTLTTHKIDPDVDEARTALTEDMAYSQSLVKLGLVAGVGAAPQNAPRENLTTDPYYTDGYRQVLVFDHAPRSLAEIELFPWVTDDAFRGTTAGEKR is encoded by the coding sequence ATGAAGCGCATCGTGCTGCAAGTGCCGACGATGGTTTTCGCGGCCTGCCTGATACCTGGCTGCGCCGAAACCCCTTCCACGACCGCTGAACCCCATTACCAGAACCGCGCGGTCTCACGCGCCGACGGCGACCTGCGTGTGTCGACAGCGGTACTTTCATCGGATGAAAGCAGGGCTCTGTACGACGCTGAACTCGCCAAAAGGAAAATTCAGCCCGTCTGGATTGAAGTCGAGAATAACGACCGTCGCAGCTATTTCCTGATGAGTCCTGGACTCGATCCAAACTTCTTTCCGCCGTCAGAAGCAGCAGAAGCGTTCGACCGTGACGCGACGCAGCAACAGCGCAGCGCACGTGACCAGCGCTTTACCGCGCTCGCTTTCCGTAATCCGGTTCTGCCCGGGCAGACGGCATCCGGCTTCGTGCTGACCAACCTCAGCGAGGGCGCAAAACTGGTCGAAGTGGACCTCGTCGCGAGCGGGCGGGCGCAGACGTTCTCGATCCTCACCGTCGTGCCCGGGTTCCAGGCCGACTACAAGACAAGCAACGTTTTCAAGCGCGCGGCTGACCCGGACGTTGCTGTCGTCGACTATACGGATGACGAGGCCTTCCGCTCGGCGCTCGAAGCCTTGCCATGCTGCGTGACCAACAAGGACGGTTCGAAGAATGGCGACCCCATCAACCTGGTGATCGTGGGCGGTCTGGACGACGCCTTTCCCGCGCTGGTGCGGCGCGGCTGGAGTCCGACCGAGCAGAAGTGGTCGGGGGCGATCTGGAAGATGGTGACGTCCGCGCTCTCCGGCGAACCCTACGTCAACGCGCCCGTGAGCGATCTCTATCTGTTCGGCCGCGCACAGGATCTCGCGCTGCAGAAAGCGCGTGACACCATCCACCAGCGCAACCATTTGCGGCTCTGGCTCGCCGCGATGCGCTACCGCGGCAAACCCGTGTGGGTGGGTCAGATCAGCCGCGACATTGGCGTGCGCCTCACCTTTCATTCGCCGACGCTCACGACCCACAAGATCGACCCTGACGTGGATGAGGCGCGCACCGCCCTGACGGAAGACATGGCCTATTCGCAGAGCCTCGTGAAGCTTGGACTCGTCGCGGGTGTGGGCGCGGCGCCGCAGAACGCGCCGCGCGAAAACCTGACAACTGATCCGTACTACACGGACGGCTATCGCCAGGTGCTCGTATTCGACCATGCGCCGAGATCGCTTGCGGAGATCGAGCTATTCCCCTGGGTCACCGATGACGCGTTCAGAGGGACAACGGCCGGAGAGAAGCGATGA
- a CDS encoding LssY C-terminal domain-containing protein yields MSVVRPLRRALKRVVFTASLVLAIAGCSTWQAPPHADDGPLRARAVSATNRDVRVSAAVLGSEDSVRMFGVDIEKTHVQSVWVEVQNGTSQALWLLRSGTDPDYFSPHEVAWPFHTLLGGATNTQIDDYFSNLGFKNPIPPGETRSGILFTNPDRRTKLVNIDLFGSQTLIPFTLFAPVPGGTSVPQYDQLSFAYPETEITDCPDLASLRAALERLPCCATNADGTVNADPLNAVLVGKLTDIGAAMVRRNYRRDLRGSDTAQRVFGREADAVARKQAQGGAPATWIRAWLAPIRFQGQPVYVVQVGRPVGGRFVPRGDAHLILHGNVDEARNFLIQDLMYSGGLDKLGFVYGVGEATKTQPRATLDNATYYTDGLRAVMFFATRPLSFSDVQLIDWVPYLEQREAIQRKETGDASK; encoded by the coding sequence ATGAGCGTCGTGCGCCCCTTACGTCGTGCGTTGAAGCGCGTGGTGTTCACGGCGAGCCTCGTGCTTGCAATCGCGGGCTGTTCGACATGGCAGGCCCCGCCGCATGCCGACGACGGGCCATTGCGCGCGCGCGCCGTGAGCGCCACCAATCGTGATGTGCGCGTGAGCGCGGCCGTGCTGGGCAGTGAAGACAGCGTGCGCATGTTCGGTGTCGATATCGAGAAAACGCATGTGCAGTCTGTCTGGGTCGAAGTGCAGAATGGCACGTCGCAGGCGCTATGGCTGCTGCGCTCGGGTACGGATCCGGACTACTTCTCGCCGCATGAAGTCGCGTGGCCGTTTCATACACTGCTCGGCGGCGCAACGAATACGCAGATCGACGACTACTTCAGCAACCTCGGCTTCAAAAACCCAATACCGCCAGGAGAGACGCGCAGCGGCATTCTGTTCACGAACCCGGATCGCCGGACCAAGCTCGTCAATATCGATCTGTTCGGTAGTCAAACACTGATCCCGTTCACGCTCTTTGCGCCCGTACCAGGCGGCACGTCAGTCCCGCAATACGATCAGCTTTCCTTCGCGTATCCCGAGACTGAGATCACCGACTGCCCGGATCTCGCGTCGCTGCGGGCCGCACTGGAACGGCTGCCATGCTGCGCCACCAACGCGGATGGCACTGTCAATGCCGATCCGCTGAACGCGGTCCTGGTCGGCAAGCTTACCGACATCGGGGCGGCGATGGTTCGACGCAACTATCGACGCGACTTGCGCGGGTCCGACACCGCGCAGAGAGTCTTCGGGCGGGAAGCTGACGCCGTCGCGCGCAAGCAGGCGCAGGGAGGCGCGCCCGCCACATGGATACGCGCATGGCTCGCGCCGATCCGCTTTCAGGGACAACCGGTCTATGTCGTGCAAGTCGGCCGCCCCGTTGGCGGACGCTTTGTACCGCGCGGCGACGCACACCTCATCCTGCACGGCAATGTCGACGAAGCGCGCAACTTCCTGATCCAGGATCTGATGTACTCGGGTGGTCTCGACAAGCTCGGTTTCGTGTACGGTGTCGGCGAAGCGACGAAGACGCAGCCGCGAGCAACGCTCGACAATGCAACCTACTATACGGATGGTTTGCGCGCAGTGATGTTCTTTGCGACGCGGCCGCTCAGCTTCTCGGATGTGCAGCTTATCGACTGGGTGCCGTATCTTGAGCAGCGCGAGGCGATCCAACGCAAGGAAACGGGCGATGCATCCAAATGA